CAGGTGGGCCCCGCTTTACTTCGCGCCCGAGCCGCCGGCAAGTAGCCGAACCCGCTCTCTATGAACCTAGCGCGGGGCTACTCGCGGGGCTCAGGCGCAAAACAGACCTGCGCCCTGCCCCGGATGCAGCCACTGGCTCTAGCAAGCAGCTGCTCAGCGGCGCTATTGAGCTAGGACTACGGCCGGGCATGAAGGTTTTGTGGCAGAACTATGCTAGTGGTGGAAACGCATGCTAGCGTCGGCGGCCTGCCGTGGCTGGGTCGGGCTTACTCCGTCAGCGTAAAGGCGACCTGCTGCACGTCGCGCGAATTGGGCCCCACAAACACATGGAAGTCGCCGGGCTCGGCGACAAACTTCAAGTCGTTGTTGTAGAACCTCAAATCGTCGGTGGTCAGGCGGAAGGTGAAGGTTTTGCTTTCACCGCGCTTTAGCAAAACTTTCTGGAAGCCTTTCAACTCCTTTACGGGCCGGATAATGGAGCCCACCAGATCACGGATGTAGAGCTGAGCTACTTCCTCCCCGTCGTAATTGCCGGTGTTGCGCACCGTAACGCGCACCTCCAGGGACTGGCCGGGCCGGATGGTGGTGTGGCTTAGCTCGGGCTTGGAGTAGCTGAACGTGGTGTAGCTCAGGCCGTAGCCAAAGGGGTAGAGCGGCTCGTTGGTCACGTCGAGGTAGCGCGACTTATACTTATCGAGCAACTCGCCCCCAAACGGCCGGCCAGTGTTCTTGTGGTTGTAGTACAGCGGCACCTGGCCCACTACCTGCGGGAAAGTGGCGGTGATTTTGCCCGCCGGGTTGTAGAGGCCAAACAGCACGTCGGCAATGGCGTTGCCACCCTGGGTGCCGGCAAACCAGGTTTCCAGGATGGCGGCGGCGTTCTGGTCTTCCCAGCTCAGCGTGAGCGGGCGCCCGTTCATGAGCACCAGCACTAGCGGCTTGCCGGTTTTTTTCAGGGCCTTGAGCAATTCCAGCTGCTGGCCCGGCAACCCAATATCGGCGCGGCTGGCCGCCTCACCCGTCATGCCCTGCGACTCGCCCACCACGGCCACCACCACGTCGGCGGCCTGGGCCGCTTGCACGGCCTCGCGAATCAGTTCTTCCGACGAACGTTTGTCGATGGTCAGGTCGCCGCCGTGGGCGTTGAGGTGCTCAATGAGTTGGGCATCGTCGGTGATGTTGGCGCCCAGGGCGTAGGTGATTTTCAGCGCGTTGCCGCCCACGTTGCGCAACCCCTGCTCCACCGACACGGTTTGTTTCCAGTCGCCGGCCCCGCTCCAGTTGCCGATTAGGTCGCGCTGACGGTTGGCCAGCGGGCCAATCAGGGCGATGGTGCCGGTCTTTTTCAGGGGCAGGGTGCTGTTGCGGTTTTTGAGCAGCACCAGGCTGCGGCGGGCAATGTCGCGGGAGGCTTCCACAAACTCCTTTTTCATCAGCGTGGCCGTGGCCCGCTTTTCGGTGACGCCGCGGTAGGGGTCCTGAAACAAGCCCAGCTTGTACTTGGCTTCCAGCACGCGGCGGCAGGCCTGGTCAATCTGGGCCTGCTGCACGGTGCCATCCTTCAGGTTCTGCGCCAGGTTTCTCAGGAACACCTCCCCCACCATGTCTTGGTCGATGCCCGCGTTCAGGGCCAGCGCCGACACCTGCGTTTCGTTGCCCAGGCCGTGCGGAATCAGCTCGTTGATGGCCGTGTAGTCGGTCACCACAAAGCCCTGAAAGTCCCATTGCTGGCGCAGCAGGTCGGTCATCAGCCATTTATTGCCGGTGGCCGGCACGCCATTGATGTCGTTGAACGACGACATCACGGAGCCGGCCCCGGCATCGAGAGCGGCTTTGTAGGGCGGCAGGTACTCGTTGTACATGCGCGGCAGGCTCATGTCGGTGGTGGTGTAGTCGCGGCCGGCTTCGGCGGCGCCGTAGAGGGCAAAGTGCTTCACGCAGGCCATCACCGCGTTACTGCGGCTCAGGTCGTTGGTGGGGCCCTGGTAGCCGCGCACCATGGCCCGCGCAATCTGAGAGCCAAGGAAAGGGTCTTCGCCGGCTCCTTCCGAGATGCGGCCCCAGCGCGGGTCGCGGGCAATGTCGACCATGGGCGAAAACACCCAGTGCAGGCCGTCGGCCGAGGCTTCTTCGGCGGCCACGCGGGCACTACACTCCACGGCGGCAAGGTTCCAGCTGGCGGCCAGTCCCAGTGGAACCGGGAAGATGGTGTCACCAGCCTTGGGGTTGGTGCTCATCCAGATGGGAAAGTTCTTCTCGTGGGTGGAGCCCAATACCAGCAGTGTGTCGCCCAGCACAAACACGGCTGGCGCGCACAAGTCGTCGTAGACTTTGTGGTGGGGCTTGAGAAAGGAGCGCGCCACAAACTGCCAGTTGTACAGGTCCGGGCTGTGCCAATAGCCCCACTGGTTGGTCGAGAACAAGTAGTAGTCACCCTTGTAGCGGGTAATCACCGGGTCGGCGGTAGCTCGGTGGCGGCCGGCGGCCGTGAAGTCGGGCGTGAGCGTGTAGCCATAGTCTAGGTTCAGCGGGTTGCAGTAGGTACGCTGGCCGGGGCGGGCAGTAGGCTGGGCTTGGGCCGGCGCCGGGGCAAGGCTTACCCAGAGCCACACTGCCATCCATAACCCAGGGTTTACCCGCTGGGCTACTGAGCGGGTAGGAGTCAGAAAGTACCTCATAGCTCCTCGGCTATTTCTTCAAATACGGACTTTGAAAGCCCAGCTTCCGCAAGCCGCGCTGCACATCAGGGCTGCTCATGAACAGCTTCCACAACAGGCCGGTCCGGTAGTTCTCAATCATGACAATACTTGGCCCCTGGTCGATGGCCAGGTGGGACTTAGCGTGCCAGTTATGCTGCTCGCTAAAAGCATCCACGAAGCCGTACTCGCTCCAGAGCTTGTCGCCCAGGTCGTAGTAAAAGTGCTTCAGGGCCGCCATCGACTCCTTGGGCAAATAAGGCATGGCCGACAAGGCTGCCGTAGGCGAAATCACGCCCAAGTCTTCGGTGGGCGAGTGGGCGGCGTAGCCTTGGTAGCTGTCGGAGGCAGTGAGGCCCCAGCTGGTTGCGCCGTAGCCTTTGTACTTCTTGGGGTTATCAACGCAGTAGGCGTAGTTGATGCGGGTGTGGGCCAGGTTCTGCTGCCAGTAGTCGGCGTGCTGGTCCTGGAGGCCGTGCGGGTCCAGGCCCAGAAAGGAGTAATGCGAGAAAAACAGCGGCCCGCCCAGCTCAAAGCCCAGGGGCAGCCGGGTTTGGTAATAGGTGTTGCCGTTGCGGAAATGCTCGCCGGTAGCCCAGCCCTGGTCGTAGACTTTCTTGTCGATGGCGTAGCGGGGCGAGCTGGCGGCTAGCACGTAGGTAATAAGGCACTCGTTCCAGCCGTGAATCTGGTGGTTCATGCTCCAGTCGTTGTTAGGGCTCCAGTGCCAGTAGAGCACGTTTTGCCCGCCCTGCGTGTGCCAGTTCCACTCCACTCCTTCCCACAGCCACAGGATTTTGTCGCGTAGCTGCCGCTCGGTGGGGTTGTCGCGGGTGAAGTATTGGCGGGCGCACAGCAGGCCTTGAAACAGAAAAGACGTTTCCACTAGGTCGCCGCCGTCGTCTTTGGGGCTGAAGCGGATAACTTTGCCCGTCTCGCCATTAAGCCAGTGCGGAAACACGCCGTGAAACATGTCGGCTTTCCACAGGAAGTTGACCATCTTAAGCACCCGCTCGGCCGCCTGCTCCCGGGTAATCCACTGGCGTTCCGCCGCCACAATAATGGCCATTACGCCGAAGCCCGTGCCGCCCGTTGTCACCACCTCGGCGCCATAGTCATAGGCCACATTGCTCCGCTCCCGCGCCAAGCCGCTAACCGGGTGCCCGAAGTCCCAGAAGTAGCGAAACGTCTGTCGCTGCACCAGGTCCAGCAGCTGCTCGTCGGTAAGATTCCTGGGGCGCTGGGCAGCCGGAAAGGACGACTGCGCAAACGAGGAGCCGGCAGCCAGCAGTGCCAGCAGCAGTACGTAATACATTCTCATCATACTCTAGCTGAGAGCAGTAATACAAAACCCTGGCCCCACACGCGGCGCCAGGGTTTTAGCTTCGACGACATTAGTAGCCAGGGTTCTGGGTTAGCCGGCCCCCACTCAACGTAATCTGGCTTAGCGGAATAGGCATCAGTTCATTTTTATTGGACACGAAGCCTTTGGCTTTAAGCACCTGCGCTGCCCGGCCCTGCCGCACCAAGTCGAAAAACCGGTCGCCGTACTCCAAGGCCAGCTCCACGCGCCGCTCCTTCCAGATGGCTTGGCGCAAGGCTTCCTGCGAAAGGCCCGGGGCCAGCGGGGCCAGGCCCGCCCGAGTCCGCACCTGATTCACGGCAGCCAAGGCTTTGGCGGTCTGACCCAGCTCGTTGGCAGCCTCCGCGTTGATGAGCAGCACCTCACCCAGGCGCAACACGCGGATGTTCTGGTCGCGGCCATAACCGCAGGCTTTCGTAGCCGAACTGGGTACGTAGGCCTTCATGTTGTAGCGCGGGTTGGCAGCGGCGGGGTCAATGACGTCTCCATCGGGCGTAGTCATGCCCCGCAAAAGAATGGTACCCAATTTACGCTGGTCGCCCGGCTCAAAGGCGTTTTCCAGGTCCCGGGTGGGGTTGAAAAAGCCCCAGCCAAATTGCGGACGCACCATCTGGCACTCGGCCCATTGCGAATTGGAAGCGTCGCAGTTACCATCCAGGGTTGTGCACTGCACTTCAAAAATCGACTCTGGCCCGTTTTCGCCCCGGATGCGGAACATCTCATAGAAATCAGGAGCCAGCGAGTAGCCTAAGCCAATAACTTGGTCGGAGGCGGTCAGCGCCGCAGCCCAGTTTTTCTGGTACATCTGCACCTTAGCCAGCAAGGCCAGCGCCGCCCCCTTCGTAGCCCGGCCCACTTCAGTACTGGGGTAAGACTGGGGCAGGACGGCTGCCGCGGCCGTCAGGTCGCTCACAATAAGAGCGTATACTTCAGCCGCCGATGCGCGCATCGGATTCAGCTCCTCGGGCATCTGGGCCGGCTTCGTGTGCAGAGGCACGCCCCCAAACGCCCGCACCAGGTTGAAGTACATCAAGGCCCGCAGGAACTGCGCTTCGGCCACGTAGCGGGCTTTGAGCGTAGCGTCCATGTTGATGGGCGGCACTCGTTGAATTACTTGGTTGCACAGGTTGATTTCCTGGTACTGCCCCGCCCAGTAGCCTTCCAGGGGGCCACTGGTGGGGGTAATGCGGAAAAAGGTAAACTCATTGAGGAACTCGGCGTCGCCGGGTACACTGCCTTTTTCAGCGTCGTCCGAGGTCAAGGTCGTGACCGACAGCCAATCGAAGGCTACCAAGCTCCATTCGCGCAGCTTGCCGTACATAGCGTTAACGGCGAGTGTAGCGTCGTTTTGATTTTTAAAGAATTCCTCGCTCGTGGGCTGTCCTTGCGGGGGCACGTCCAGAAAGTTGTTGCACGACGAGGAAGCCAGGGCCAGCGTTAACCCTAAGGCTGCCAAAAACGGCCGCGAGCGGCGTGAGGCAGAGAAGAACGTATTTTTCATGGGTGGGAAAACGATATAAGATTAGAAGCTAACGTTGATACCGAAATTGTACGTAGCCGTGAGGGGGTACACGTTCAAGTCGATACCCGCGTTGGTGGGGGAGCCACCCACTTCAGGGGTGAAGCCTTTGTACTTAGTCAAGGTCAGCGGGTTTTGGGCGTTGGCGTAGAAGCGCACCCCTTGCACGCGCAAGGTGTTGGCCACGGAGGTGGGCAGGTTATAGCCTAGCTGCACGTTGCGCAGGCGGATGTAGTCGCCTTTCTCGATGTAGTAGGAGCTTACGTCGAGGTTGCGGCCCGACAAGTCGGCCGAGGGCGTCGAGTTCGACGTGCCCGGCCCGTGCCAGCGGTTGCGGTAGAAATCCTCGGTGAAGTTTTCGTTGCCGTAGCGTACCTCGCGCAAGGCGTTGAGCAGCTCCACGCCTCCAACGCCTTGAATATCGAGCTGCAAGTCAACGGCTTTGTAGCGGAAATTCGTGTTCAGCCCGTAGGTAAAGCGCGGGTTGGGGTTGCCCAGCACCACAAAGTCACGGGCATCAATTGTGCCATCACCATTCTGGTCCTGGTAGCGCAGGTCGCCGGGCTTAGACCCCGGCTGAGCCGAGTCGTCTACCTCCTGCTGGCTCTGGAACACGCCCGCGACTTTATACCCGTAGAACGCCCCAATGGGAGCTCCCACCCGGGTTATGGTAGCCCGGTAACCGGCCACGGGCAAACCACCCGCAAACAGGGGAGCGTCGCCGGAAGCGGTAGAGAGCACCTTGTTTTGGTTGTAAGCCCCGATCAAGCCCACGGAGTAGGAAAAGTCGCCGCTGGTTTGCGGGTCCCAGCGCAAGGCAGCTTCGATGCCCTGGTTTTGGAAGCTTGCGTTATTAGCCAGAAAGCCGCCGCTGTTGGTGTAGCCGGGAGACAGAAGGGTGGGCACCGGAAATACGGCATCAATAGTGCGGCGATTATAGTAGTCAAATTCGGCCCCTAGTCGGTTGCCCAAGAAGCGCATTTCCACGCCCGCATCGGCTTCCCGCACCTTTTCCCAGCGCAATTCGGGCGGCACTAGCTGATCGATGCTAGCCCCGGGGTAAGGCAAACCACCTTGGCGACCGAAGAAGCCCGTGTAGTTAGGGGAGAATGTAACCCTGAGGACGGATATATTATTGTTCACTTGGCTGTTACCCAGAATACCATAGCTACCCCGCAGCTTCAGAAAGGAGAACACCGAACCGTCTTGCATAAATGGCTCATCGGAGATAACCCAGCCCACCCCGATGGAGGGGAAGTTGCCATATCGGTTACTCTCACTGTATTTGCTGGCGCCGTCGCGCCGGAAGCTAGCCGTGAGCAGGTAGCGCCCACGATAAGCATAGTTAACTCGCCCAAACAGCGAGGCAACTGTGTACAGGTCCGCTAAATTGCCACTGGGGGGAAAGTTAGCGGTGCCGGGAGTACCCAGGTTGAAATAGTAGAAAGCGCTGCCCCCTGATGGCACTCCGCTGATGGACCCAGTGACCAGCTCGGAGCGGTAACGCAAGGTAGTGGTACCCACCAGCGCGGTTAGGTGATGGTTGCCGAAGGTACGGTCATACGCGAGGGTATTCTCCCACTGCAGTTGGCTGTTCTGAGCTGTCCCCTTGAAGAGCCGGTTGCCCCGGTACACCTGCACGGTGGTCAGCGAGTCGGCTTTTTCGTAGTTGTAGAACCGCCCACTGCCGTAGCTCAGGCCGGCCGTGGTGCGCAGCGTGAAGTATCGCAGAAAGTTGAAGGAGGCGAAGGCACTGCCGACAAGCGTCTGGGCTTGTGAGCGCTGCACGAAATAGTCGAGTGTACCCCGGGGGTTGGCGAAGGTGCCCAGGCCGGAAGTACCAATCAGACTTGGGTCGCCGTAGCGGCCGGTGGGCAGGAAGGGTTGCAATACCGGCGGTGCCACGTAGGCCTGGTAGAAGATGTTTGGGCCGCTGGTGTAGTTTGGATATACGCTCGACGTAATCCCCGGCGCATCGTGGGCGTCAGCGTTGGCAAAGGTGGCATTGTAGCCCACCTTAATATGGTCGCTAACGGAGAAGTCAGTTTGCAGACGGGCCGTAATCCGCTCGTAATCATTTTTTTGCAGTATACCCTGCTGCTTTAAATAGGAACCGCTGAAGGTATACGACACCTTATCAGTGCCTCCGCCTAAGCTCAGCTGGTGGTTTTGAATCGTGGCGGTACGGGTGACTTCCTTAAACCAGTCAGTGGAAGGCAGATTGAGCGGTAGGTTATCACTAGCCGAGCCGCCGGTCAACTCGTTTTTTTCGTTGTAGAGCTGCGCGTACTGCTGGGCATTGGCCATTTTTATCGTATTGGTGGCCCTCTGCACCCCGCCAAAGCCGTTATACGTGACTCGCGCGCCCCCAGCCTGCCCCCGCTTGGTGGTTACGATTACTACGCCGTTGGCCGCCTGAATGCCGTAGATCGACGCGCTGGCAGCATCCTTGAGCACTTCAATCGAGGCAATATCGGCTTGGTTGAGAAAGCTCAGGTCCGAGCCCTGGGGTAGCATCGTGCCGTCCACCACGTACAAGGGCGACACGCCCCCCAACGACCCCACTCCGCGCACCCGAATTTCGGGGGCAGCGCCTGGCGCTCCGGAGTTGGTAATCTGCACGCCGGCTACCCGGCCCTGCAAGGAGCTGACCGGATTTTGCGAAGCCTGGTTTACCAACTCGGTACCTTTCACCGAAGAAATAGCCCCGGTAACTTCACGCTTCTGCTGCGAGCCGTACCCCACAACCACCACTTCATTCAGCGTTTTGGCGTCGGGAGCCAGGGCAATGTTTACCGTAGTGCGGCCCCCTACGGCGACTTCCTGCGAAGCGAAGCCCACAAACGAAAATATCAGCGTGGCGTTTTCGGGCACGACCAGGGAGTAGCGGCCGTCGGCGTCGGTTTGCGTGCCGCTGGTGGCGCCGCGCACCACCACGTTCACGCCCGGAAGGCCCGCGCCTTTCTCATCAACAACTCGGCCCGTCACGGTTTGGTCGGCTTGGATAAAAGCCCAGGCAGGGCTGGCAGCACCTGGAGCCGCCGCGTAAGCCGCCGCACTGCCAGCACTAAGCAAGATTCCCAGCGCCGGCAGTGCGAGCCCGCGCCGAATGCCCCCGCGAGGGGAAGGAAGTAAAATAATGCCCATGGGAAAGGTGGTTTTTGGTGGATGGGAATGGTTCAGAAAGCGACAGCGGGGCACTAGCGCCCGCGCCAGCCGATGCGCAACCACCGCAAGAGGAGCAGCGGTTAGTATGTCACGGGTTGAAAAACAGTTGTTGACTGCTGCGCAGTTAAACAGAGTTTCGTTTTAGTGACTTTCCTTCTACTCAGCCTACCAAGTCGCAGGCAATTCTTCAACTAATCGTCTGAGGCTACTCAAATGCGGAGGTAGCCCACCGGAAAAAGCCAACGGCCCCGCCGCTATTGCGGTAGGTAAAGCTTGGGAACAATCATGACGCGGTAACCCCAGCCCCACTGTACACCAAACTCAGCGGATAGTTATGCTCAGCTGCTTGGCTCGCAAAACTGAAATTTTGAGCGAAAGTTTCCGGGTAAAGTCAGTAAAAAAACTGGTATTAGACTATTTCGTTCAAAGAATTACTAGAAACTTTTTAGCAGGACTACTTGCTGGCCACTCAGCTCCGCTGCCTTGAGCCGCATTTGCCATAACCTATATACTCGCCGCGGAGTTACTAGACGGTGGAGTCAGCAGGACCCTACCTATCATTCGGTCCCGGCAATAGGCTTATTCAGAACGCGAAGCAAACAGCAGCGCTGCTTTGCCAGCTTAACCCGTCACTGCGCGTTGAAAATTTCCGTGGCTGCTCCCATTCTTCGAGAAAGCGCCGGGTGGCGCTACTTTACCTTTCTTTACCTATACATCATGCAGGGCATTCCGTCGGGGTTTGCCCTGACGGCCATTGCCAATTACCTGCTAGGCCAACAGCTGACCCCGCAGCAAGTAGGCAGCTTCATTGCCGTGGTGGGCTTGCCCTGGACGGTTCAGTTTGTGTGGGGGCCACTAATTGATAAGTTTCAGCACTCGGTTATCGGTTCGCGCAAGCAATGGGTGGTGCTCACGCAGCTCGTAGCGTTTCTAGCCTCGTTGCTGCTGCTGCTCGTGCGCCAGCCAGCAGCACAGCTGGTGTTGCTTACAACTGTGTTTTTTGCGCACAGCATTTTTGCTTCTATTCAAGATGCCAGCGTCGACGCCATTGCTATTGCTGTAGTGCCGCCCACTGAGCGGGGCCGGGTCAACGCGTTTATGCGCGGGGGGTACTTGCTAGGCGTCTCGTTTGGGGCCGCCGGGCTGGCTTACATGCTGCACCGCTTCGGCTTTTTCGCTGCGGCCCTCACCCAGTCAGCGCTGCTGCTACTTTTTACGGTGCTCACTCTTTTCATTAAGCTCGAACGTACCGACCGGCTGCTGCCGTCTTTCAGGCGCCGCCGAAGGGCACGCTTCGCCACTGACAACGACCCGGCCGTGGGCTGGCTGTTTCGGGAGTTATACCGTGGCATCACCGAGCGGCGCAGCCTAGTCGCGTTTGGCACCATTGCGCTGGTGTACCTGAGTATTGGGGTATTTGGCCGCGCATATTCGTTTCACCTGATTCAGCAGTTGCACTGGCCCGACAAGGATGTGTCCATTTTGCAGGGCAGTTGGGGCAGCGCTGCTACCATGGCTCTGATCATCACCGGTGGCATCGTCTCCGACCGAGTAGGCGCCACGCGCTTGCAACGATGGGTCATGTTTGGGCTGGCCGGCTACTTCCTGCTCTTCAGCAGCTTGGTTGCTTACTGGCACTATAAGCCGGTGGCTACTGCTGGTTTGTTGCTTTGGAACCTGGCCGACCCGTGTTTCAGCGTAGCTGCTTTGCCGGCTTTGATGGCCTTGTGCCGCCTGAAAATCGAAGGGTCGCAGTTCACAACTTACATGGCCCTGGTAAACTTCTGCGACGTGCTGGGCGCCTACATCACCGGCTGGGCACTTGGCTTTACCACTGCTTCTCTGCTCGGCTTGGTGTGTGGTAGCGTAATTCTAACGCTACTAGTGCTGCAGCCATACCTGAGCCGAGAAACGCCTGTAGCCGAACCACTCGCTAGCAACTCGCGGGCGTAAGCAAAAGCCTTGCTTTATTTGATTGGGTCACAACCCAATTGTGAGCAGCTA
This region of Hymenobacter sp. YIM 151500-1 genomic DNA includes:
- a CDS encoding RagB/SusD family nutrient uptake outer membrane protein translates to MKNTFFSASRRSRPFLAALGLTLALASSSCNNFLDVPPQGQPTSEEFFKNQNDATLAVNAMYGKLREWSLVAFDWLSVTTLTSDDAEKGSVPGDAEFLNEFTFFRITPTSGPLEGYWAGQYQEINLCNQVIQRVPPINMDATLKARYVAEAQFLRALMYFNLVRAFGGVPLHTKPAQMPEELNPMRASAAEVYALIVSDLTAAAAVLPQSYPSTEVGRATKGAALALLAKVQMYQKNWAAALTASDQVIGLGYSLAPDFYEMFRIRGENGPESIFEVQCTTLDGNCDASNSQWAECQMVRPQFGWGFFNPTRDLENAFEPGDQRKLGTILLRGMTTPDGDVIDPAAANPRYNMKAYVPSSATKACGYGRDQNIRVLRLGEVLLINAEAANELGQTAKALAAVNQVRTRAGLAPLAPGLSQEALRQAIWKERRVELALEYGDRFFDLVRQGRAAQVLKAKGFVSNKNELMPIPLSQITLSGGRLTQNPGY
- a CDS encoding SusC/RagA family TonB-linked outer membrane protein yields the protein MTGRVVDEKGAGLPGVNVVVRGATSGTQTDADGRYSLVVPENATLIFSFVGFASQEVAVGGRTTVNIALAPDAKTLNEVVVVGYGSQQKREVTGAISSVKGTELVNQASQNPVSSLQGRVAGVQITNSGAPGAAPEIRVRGVGSLGGVSPLYVVDGTMLPQGSDLSFLNQADIASIEVLKDAASASIYGIQAANGVVIVTTKRGQAGGARVTYNGFGGVQRATNTIKMANAQQYAQLYNEKNELTGGSASDNLPLNLPSTDWFKEVTRTATIQNHQLSLGGGTDKVSYTFSGSYLKQQGILQKNDYERITARLQTDFSVSDHIKVGYNATFANADAHDAPGITSSVYPNYTSGPNIFYQAYVAPPVLQPFLPTGRYGDPSLIGTSGLGTFANPRGTLDYFVQRSQAQTLVGSAFASFNFLRYFTLRTTAGLSYGSGRFYNYEKADSLTTVQVYRGNRLFKGTAQNSQLQWENTLAYDRTFGNHHLTALVGTTTLRYRSELVTGSISGVPSGGSAFYYFNLGTPGTANFPPSGNLADLYTVASLFGRVNYAYRGRYLLTASFRRDGASKYSESNRYGNFPSIGVGWVISDEPFMQDGSVFSFLKLRGSYGILGNSQVNNNISVLRVTFSPNYTGFFGRQGGLPYPGASIDQLVPPELRWEKVREADAGVEMRFLGNRLGAEFDYYNRRTIDAVFPVPTLLSPGYTNSGGFLANNASFQNQGIEAALRWDPQTSGDFSYSVGLIGAYNQNKVLSTASGDAPLFAGGLPVAGYRATITRVGAPIGAFYGYKVAGVFQSQQEVDDSAQPGSKPGDLRYQDQNGDGTIDARDFVVLGNPNPRFTYGLNTNFRYKAVDLQLDIQGVGGVELLNALREVRYGNENFTEDFYRNRWHGPGTSNSTPSADLSGRNLDVSSYYIEKGDYIRLRNVQLGYNLPTSVANTLRVQGVRFYANAQNPLTLTKYKGFTPEVGGSPTNAGIDLNVYPLTATYNFGINVSF
- the bglX gene encoding beta-glucosidase BglX, with protein sequence MAVWLWVSLAPAPAQAQPTARPGQRTYCNPLNLDYGYTLTPDFTAAGRHRATADPVITRYKGDYYLFSTNQWGYWHSPDLYNWQFVARSFLKPHHKVYDDLCAPAVFVLGDTLLVLGSTHEKNFPIWMSTNPKAGDTIFPVPLGLAASWNLAAVECSARVAAEEASADGLHWVFSPMVDIARDPRWGRISEGAGEDPFLGSQIARAMVRGYQGPTNDLSRSNAVMACVKHFALYGAAEAGRDYTTTDMSLPRMYNEYLPPYKAALDAGAGSVMSSFNDINGVPATGNKWLMTDLLRQQWDFQGFVVTDYTAINELIPHGLGNETQVSALALNAGIDQDMVGEVFLRNLAQNLKDGTVQQAQIDQACRRVLEAKYKLGLFQDPYRGVTEKRATATLMKKEFVEASRDIARRSLVLLKNRNSTLPLKKTGTIALIGPLANRQRDLIGNWSGAGDWKQTVSVEQGLRNVGGNALKITYALGANITDDAQLIEHLNAHGGDLTIDKRSSEELIREAVQAAQAADVVVAVVGESQGMTGEAASRADIGLPGQQLELLKALKKTGKPLVLVLMNGRPLTLSWEDQNAAAILETWFAGTQGGNAIADVLFGLYNPAGKITATFPQVVGQVPLYYNHKNTGRPFGGELLDKYKSRYLDVTNEPLYPFGYGLSYTTFSYSKPELSHTTIRPGQSLEVRVTVRNTGNYDGEEVAQLYIRDLVGSIIRPVKELKGFQKVLLKRGESKTFTFRLTTDDLRFYNNDLKFVAEPGDFHVFVGPNSRDVQQVAFTLTE
- a CDS encoding glucoamylase family protein codes for the protein MMRMYYVLLLALLAAGSSFAQSSFPAAQRPRNLTDEQLLDLVQRQTFRYFWDFGHPVSGLARERSNVAYDYGAEVVTTGGTGFGVMAIIVAAERQWITREQAAERVLKMVNFLWKADMFHGVFPHWLNGETGKVIRFSPKDDGGDLVETSFLFQGLLCARQYFTRDNPTERQLRDKILWLWEGVEWNWHTQGGQNVLYWHWSPNNDWSMNHQIHGWNECLITYVLAASSPRYAIDKKVYDQGWATGEHFRNGNTYYQTRLPLGFELGGPLFFSHYSFLGLDPHGLQDQHADYWQQNLAHTRINYAYCVDNPKKYKGYGATSWGLTASDSYQGYAAHSPTEDLGVISPTAALSAMPYLPKESMAALKHFYYDLGDKLWSEYGFVDAFSEQHNWHAKSHLAIDQGPSIVMIENYRTGLLWKLFMSSPDVQRGLRKLGFQSPYLKK
- a CDS encoding MFS transporter, which encodes MAAPILRESAGWRYFTFLYLYIMQGIPSGFALTAIANYLLGQQLTPQQVGSFIAVVGLPWTVQFVWGPLIDKFQHSVIGSRKQWVVLTQLVAFLASLLLLLVRQPAAQLVLLTTVFFAHSIFASIQDASVDAIAIAVVPPTERGRVNAFMRGGYLLGVSFGAAGLAYMLHRFGFFAAALTQSALLLLFTVLTLFIKLERTDRLLPSFRRRRRARFATDNDPAVGWLFRELYRGITERRSLVAFGTIALVYLSIGVFGRAYSFHLIQQLHWPDKDVSILQGSWGSAATMALIITGGIVSDRVGATRLQRWVMFGLAGYFLLFSSLVAYWHYKPVATAGLLLWNLADPCFSVAALPALMALCRLKIEGSQFTTYMALVNFCDVLGAYITGWALGFTTASLLGLVCGSVILTLLVLQPYLSRETPVAEPLASNSRA